A genomic window from Rahnella aceris includes:
- the fsa gene encoding fructose-6-phosphate aldolase, translating into MELYLDTADISAVKRLSRILPLQGVTTNPSIVAKSQTSVWEVLPGLRDALGGEGKLFAQVLANQTEQIVEEAELLHSRVPGLVVKVPVTAAGLAAIKILRTRKIPTLGTAVYGAGQGLLSALAGAEYVAPYVNRLDAQGGDGIAMVTELQQLLSLHAPHAKVLAASFKTPRQVLACLLAGCQSVTIPVDVAEQFISAPAVQAAVDKFEQDWQGAFGQLSL; encoded by the coding sequence ATGGAACTTTATCTGGATACGGCTGATATCAGTGCAGTAAAACGTTTATCGCGGATTTTACCGTTACAGGGTGTGACCACCAATCCGAGCATTGTGGCTAAATCGCAGACTTCCGTGTGGGAGGTTTTGCCCGGGCTTCGTGATGCATTAGGTGGTGAAGGGAAACTGTTTGCACAAGTGCTGGCGAATCAGACCGAACAGATAGTGGAAGAAGCTGAACTGCTGCATTCCCGCGTGCCGGGGCTGGTGGTCAAAGTGCCGGTCACCGCCGCCGGTCTGGCAGCGATTAAGATCTTACGTACCCGCAAAATTCCAACGCTGGGAACCGCGGTGTATGGTGCCGGGCAGGGACTCCTGTCGGCGCTGGCCGGAGCAGAATATGTCGCGCCGTATGTTAACCGGCTGGATGCCCAGGGGGGAGATGGCATTGCGATGGTGACGGAGTTGCAGCAATTGCTGTCCCTGCATGCGCCGCATGCCAAAGTGCTGGCCGCCAGTTTTAAAACGCCGCGTCAGGTTCTGGCCTGTCTGCTGGCAGGTTGTCAGTCGGTCACTATCCCGGTGGACGTAGCGGAGCAATTTATCAGTGCGCCTGCGGTACAGGCGGCTGTCGATAAATTTGAACAAGACTGGCAGGGTGCCTTTGGGCAGTTGTCGCTGTAA
- the ptsP gene encoding phosphoenolpyruvate--protein phosphotransferase: MAKKLSFTCMLVNGVHARPASHIETLCNSFGSVFKWHNGRTDRIADGKSVLSLIGADILFNDECHVTIEGNDEDAAHAALAHFIKHQLPHCDEALPEHDENAEFEPLPESLMHLSPLVFRARSVSEGCALGKLVSLSNVNLATLRDLPESQGKDKEQSLLSTGLAQLEKSLELQLMADNGTITAVLEAHRSLLRDNSLREALLSRVAQGRSCAQSIVDTAAHFSLQLAQSSSAYLRERELDIRDVSFQLLQQIYGEERFPSQQALSEASICLADELTPSQFLELDKTHLKGLLLGSGGSTSHTVILARSFNIPALVGVDPQPLQAYLQQNVQIDGDLGLIVCALSEPVRRYYRQEQAVHQALREQQSEYLNKPGYTADGVRLEVAANIAHSVEASAAFGNGAEAVGLFRTEMLYMDRASAPSEDELYNIYCQATDAANGKTIIVRTMDIGGDKPVHYLNIPAENNPFLGYRAVRIYQEYLPLFHTQLRAILRASAHGSLKIMIPMISSMEEILWVKDQLAEVRQSLRSEQVPFDEKIQLGIMLEVPSVMFIIDQCCEEIDFFSIGSNDLTQYLLAVDRDNAKVTRHYNSLNPAFLRGLDHVVREVHRHGKWIGLCGELGAKGSVLPLLVGLGLDEISMSAPSVPVTKARLAKLDSRECRLLLNRAMQCRTSLEVEHLLAQFRMAVNDAPLITAECVALNADWRSKEEVIKGMVDNLMLAGRCRYPRKLAADVWAREAVFSTGLGFGFAIPHTKSEHIEQSTISVAKLPQPVRWGDEEAQFVIMLTLNKHAAGDQHMRIFSKLARRIMHDSFRDVLMHSTTAAQIEALLKQELEL; the protein is encoded by the coding sequence ATGGCCAAGAAGTTGAGCTTCACCTGCATGTTGGTAAATGGTGTTCACGCCCGCCCGGCCAGCCATATTGAAACGCTGTGCAACAGTTTCGGGTCTGTATTTAAGTGGCACAATGGGCGTACTGACCGCATTGCAGATGGTAAAAGTGTCCTTTCACTGATTGGTGCCGATATTCTGTTTAACGATGAATGTCACGTGACCATTGAAGGGAATGACGAAGATGCTGCGCATGCTGCGCTGGCACATTTCATTAAACATCAGCTGCCTCATTGCGATGAAGCCCTGCCTGAGCATGATGAAAATGCTGAATTTGAGCCGCTTCCTGAATCCCTGATGCATCTTTCTCCGCTGGTTTTCCGCGCCCGTTCAGTCAGTGAAGGCTGTGCGCTGGGGAAACTGGTCAGCCTGTCGAATGTGAATCTGGCGACACTCAGGGATTTACCGGAATCTCAGGGTAAAGATAAAGAACAAAGTCTGCTTTCCACCGGACTGGCACAGCTTGAAAAATCACTCGAATTACAGCTGATGGCGGACAACGGGACGATCACGGCAGTGCTGGAAGCGCACCGTTCTTTGCTGCGTGATAACAGCCTGCGGGAAGCCTTGCTGAGCCGCGTGGCGCAAGGCCGGAGCTGTGCGCAAAGCATTGTCGACACCGCCGCGCATTTCAGCTTGCAGCTCGCACAATCGTCCAGCGCCTATTTGCGTGAACGCGAGCTGGATATTCGTGATGTCAGCTTCCAGCTTTTACAGCAAATCTATGGCGAGGAGCGTTTTCCTTCCCAGCAGGCACTGAGCGAAGCCAGTATTTGTCTGGCAGATGAACTGACGCCAAGTCAATTTCTCGAACTGGATAAAACACATCTGAAGGGGCTGTTGCTCGGCAGCGGAGGCAGTACGTCGCATACTGTGATCCTTGCCCGATCGTTCAATATTCCTGCACTCGTTGGCGTTGATCCACAGCCACTTCAGGCTTATTTGCAGCAGAATGTGCAGATCGACGGCGATCTCGGGCTGATTGTCTGTGCGCTCAGCGAACCGGTGCGCCGTTATTATCGTCAGGAACAGGCGGTGCATCAGGCGCTGCGTGAACAGCAAAGTGAATATCTCAATAAACCGGGGTATACCGCTGACGGTGTGCGCCTTGAAGTGGCGGCCAATATTGCCCACTCGGTCGAAGCCAGCGCGGCGTTTGGCAATGGGGCAGAAGCTGTCGGACTGTTCCGTACAGAAATGCTGTATATGGATCGCGCCAGCGCTCCTTCCGAAGATGAGTTGTACAACATTTATTGTCAGGCTACGGATGCGGCCAACGGCAAAACCATCATTGTCCGCACCATGGATATCGGTGGCGATAAACCAGTTCATTATCTGAACATTCCTGCCGAAAACAACCCGTTCCTCGGTTATCGCGCCGTGCGTATTTATCAGGAATACCTGCCGTTATTCCATACGCAGTTGCGCGCGATCCTGCGCGCCTCGGCGCACGGATCGCTGAAAATCATGATCCCGATGATCTCCTCTATGGAAGAGATCTTATGGGTGAAAGATCAACTGGCTGAAGTCAGGCAGTCGTTGCGCAGTGAGCAAGTGCCGTTTGATGAAAAAATTCAGCTTGGGATCATGCTGGAAGTGCCGTCGGTGATGTTCATCATCGATCAGTGTTGCGAAGAGATTGATTTCTTTAGCATCGGCAGTAATGACCTGACGCAGTATCTGCTGGCGGTCGACCGTGATAACGCGAAAGTGACACGCCATTACAACAGCCTGAATCCGGCCTTCCTGCGCGGCCTCGACCACGTTGTGCGCGAAGTGCATCGCCACGGTAAATGGATTGGTTTATGCGGTGAACTTGGCGCGAAAGGCTCGGTATTGCCGCTGCTGGTCGGGCTGGGGCTTGATGAAATCAGCATGAGTGCACCGTCGGTTCCTGTGACCAAAGCACGGCTGGCCAAACTCGACAGCCGCGAATGTCGCCTGCTGCTGAACCGCGCCATGCAGTGTCGCACGTCGCTGGAAGTCGAACACCTGCTGGCGCAGTTCAGGATGGCGGTCAACGATGCCCCGTTGATTACGGCGGAATGTGTGGCGCTTAATGCTGACTGGCGCAGTAAAGAAGAAGTGATTAAAGGCATGGTGGATAACCTGATGCTGGCAGGGCGTTGCCGTTATCCGCGCAAACTCGCCGCCGATGTCTGGGCGCGCGAAGCCGTATTTTCCACCGGCCTCGGGTTTGGCTTTGCGATACCGCACACCAAATCAGAACACATTGAGCAATCGACTATCAGCGTCGCGAAACTCCCGCAACCGGTGCGGTGGGGCGATGAAGAAGCGCAGTTTGTCATCATGCTGACTCTCAATAAACACGCTGCAGGCGATCAGCATATGCGGATTTTCTCAAAGCTGGCGCGACGGATTATGCATGACAGTTTCCGTGATGTGCTGATGCATTCCACCACCGCAGCACAGATTGAAGCGCTGCTTAAACAAGAACTGGAACTCTGA
- the udp gene encoding uridine phosphorylase, translating into MSQPEVFHLGLAKKDLNGATLAIVPGDPERVEKIAKLMENPVRLASHREFTSWRAELDGKSVIVCSTGIGGPSTSIAVEELAQLGIRTFLRVGTTGAIQPHINVGDVLVTTAAVRLDGASLHFAPMEFPAVADFACTTALVAAAEAVGAATHIGVTASSDTFYPGQERYDTYSGRVVRRFKESMKEWQEMGVMNYEMESATLLTMCASQGLRAGMVAGVIVNRMQQEIPNAETMKKTESHAVKIVVEAARRLI; encoded by the coding sequence ATGTCTCAGCCTGAAGTTTTCCATCTTGGCCTGGCCAAAAAAGATTTAAACGGCGCGACGCTGGCGATTGTTCCCGGCGACCCTGAGCGCGTGGAAAAAATTGCCAAATTGATGGAGAACCCGGTTCGTCTGGCTTCCCACCGCGAATTTACCTCATGGCGTGCTGAGCTTGATGGCAAATCTGTGATTGTTTGCTCAACCGGTATTGGTGGCCCTTCGACCTCTATTGCGGTTGAAGAACTGGCGCAACTGGGGATCCGTACTTTCCTGCGAGTCGGCACAACTGGCGCTATCCAGCCACACATCAATGTCGGTGACGTTCTGGTCACGACCGCTGCCGTTCGCCTTGATGGCGCGAGCCTGCACTTTGCGCCGATGGAATTCCCTGCAGTAGCCGATTTTGCCTGCACCACCGCGCTGGTTGCGGCGGCAGAAGCCGTGGGTGCCGCGACGCACATTGGCGTTACCGCCTCTTCTGACACCTTCTATCCGGGTCAGGAACGTTATGACACTTACTCTGGCCGTGTTGTCCGTCGCTTCAAAGAATCGATGAAAGAGTGGCAGGAAATGGGCGTCATGAACTACGAAATGGAATCCGCGACTCTGCTGACCATGTGTGCAAGCCAGGGTCTGCGCGCGGGGATGGTGGCGGGTGTTATCGTGAACCGCATGCAGCAGGAAATCCCTAATGCGGAAACCATGAAAAAGACTGAAAGTCATGCGGTGAAGATTGTTGTAGAAGCAGCCCGCAGGCTTATTTAG
- the rmuC gene encoding DNA recombination protein RmuC, which produces MDISILTALGAGLVGLLVGWLIASLRQQQQQTEYETQRRLLEQSLEQAKAENDTHKSERQSGQQQLREAELELRKLHSLQAASQEKLQLLAHWQNECEQLNQELRAQREINSAQEAELREVSTRLDETRMAAEEKQRLLINSEQRLSSQFENLANRIFEQNGRRADEQNKQSLDKLLLPLREQLDGFRRQVQDSFGQEARERHTLAHEIRNLQQLNVEMAREAVNLTKALKGDNKTQGNWGEVVLSRVLEASGLREGHEYQTQVSVQVDSNSRMQPDVVVRLPQNKDVVIDAKMTLVAYERYFNSEDDSEREAALNEHIASVRGHIRLLGRKDYQQLPGLRSLDYVLMFIPVEPAFLLAIDREPELISEALRHNIMLVSPTTLLVALRTISNLWRYEHQSQNAKRIADRAARLYDKLRLFVDDMESMGQSLDKAQGSYRSAMNKLSQGRGNLIGQVESFRALGVEVKRPISPSLAEIAKAENEPEDTASLPDTSDAEEEQTLNPGELTPHQQT; this is translated from the coding sequence GTGGATATCAGCATCCTGACAGCCCTGGGGGCGGGGTTAGTGGGCTTACTCGTAGGTTGGCTTATCGCCAGCCTGCGCCAACAGCAACAGCAGACGGAGTATGAAACGCAGCGCCGTTTGCTGGAACAATCGCTGGAACAGGCTAAAGCGGAAAATGATACGCACAAAAGCGAGCGGCAATCAGGGCAGCAGCAACTGCGTGAGGCTGAACTTGAGCTGCGAAAACTGCATAGCCTGCAGGCGGCCAGTCAGGAAAAATTACAACTGCTTGCCCACTGGCAAAACGAGTGTGAGCAACTGAATCAGGAACTGCGTGCGCAGCGGGAAATCAACAGCGCGCAGGAAGCGGAGTTGCGTGAGGTTTCAACCCGTCTGGATGAAACCCGCATGGCGGCTGAAGAAAAGCAGCGTCTGCTGATTAACAGCGAACAGCGCCTGAGCAGCCAGTTTGAAAATCTGGCTAACCGGATTTTCGAACAAAATGGCCGCCGTGCCGACGAACAGAACAAGCAAAGTCTCGACAAGTTACTGTTGCCGTTGCGCGAGCAACTGGATGGTTTCCGTCGTCAGGTGCAGGACAGCTTTGGGCAGGAAGCCCGTGAACGCCATACGCTGGCGCATGAGATCCGCAATCTGCAGCAACTGAATGTGGAGATGGCCCGTGAAGCCGTCAACCTGACCAAGGCACTGAAAGGTGACAACAAAACGCAGGGCAACTGGGGGGAAGTGGTGCTGAGCCGCGTGCTCGAGGCTTCCGGTTTACGTGAAGGGCATGAGTACCAGACTCAGGTCAGCGTGCAGGTTGACAGCAACAGCCGGATGCAGCCCGATGTGGTCGTCAGGTTACCGCAGAATAAAGACGTAGTGATTGATGCCAAAATGACCCTGGTCGCGTATGAGCGCTATTTCAACAGCGAGGATGACAGCGAGCGGGAAGCGGCGCTCAATGAACATATTGCCTCGGTTCGCGGACATATCCGCCTGCTCGGGCGCAAAGATTACCAGCAACTTCCCGGTCTGCGCAGCCTCGATTATGTGCTGATGTTTATCCCTGTTGAGCCCGCTTTTCTGCTGGCTATCGACCGTGAGCCAGAATTGATTAGCGAAGCGCTCCGGCACAATATTATGCTGGTCAGCCCGACGACCCTGCTGGTGGCGCTGCGAACGATCAGTAACTTGTGGCGCTATGAGCATCAGAGTCAGAACGCCAAACGTATCGCCGACCGCGCGGCACGTCTTTACGACAAACTGCGGCTGTTTGTGGATGACATGGAGTCGATGGGACAAAGTCTCGACAAAGCGCAGGGAAGTTATCGATCCGCGATGAATAAACTCTCGCAAGGCCGTGGTAATCTTATCGGACAGGTGGAAAGTTTCCGCGCGCTGGGTGTTGAAGTTAAACGGCCTATCAGTCCGTCTCTGGCTGAAATAGCGAAAGCGGAAAATGAACCTGAAGACACCGCATCTCTGCCCGATACCTCTGATGCGGAAGAAGAACAGACGCTGAACCCGGGTGAGTTAACTCCCCACCAGCAGACATAG
- a CDS encoding DedA family protein, giving the protein MTVHDLLEYTTTFIRAHQVWAAPIVFFLAFGESLAFLSLLLPATFILLGLGALIGETGIPFWPIWAAAAAGAFLGDWLSYWIGARYQDRVGNFWPFSRHPQMLVRGHAFFEKWGMPGAFIGRFFGPLRAVVPLVAGICGMPQKYFQIANVTSALIWAFGILAPGAFGIQWLSRWF; this is encoded by the coding sequence TTGACTGTTCACGACCTTCTTGAGTACACCACTACCTTCATCCGCGCCCATCAGGTGTGGGCTGCACCGATCGTTTTCTTTCTGGCTTTTGGTGAGTCTCTGGCATTCCTTTCCCTGCTGCTCCCGGCAACGTTTATCTTGCTGGGACTCGGCGCGCTGATCGGCGAAACCGGTATTCCGTTCTGGCCCATCTGGGCCGCCGCCGCCGCAGGCGCTTTCTTGGGAGACTGGCTTTCTTACTGGATTGGTGCCCGTTATCAGGATCGGGTTGGCAATTTCTGGCCTTTCTCCCGCCATCCGCAAATGCTGGTTCGTGGACATGCTTTCTTTGAAAAATGGGGCATGCCCGGGGCTTTTATTGGCCGCTTCTTTGGCCCGCTTCGTGCCGTTGTGCCACTGGTTGCCGGTATCTGCGGTATGCCGCAAAAATATTTCCAGATTGCGAATGTGACGTCTGCACTCATCTGGGCTTTCGGCATCCTGGCGCCAGGTGCTTTCGGCATTCAGTGGCTGAGCCGCTGGTTTTGA
- the katE gene encoding catalase HPII, with protein MSKSPSKVTKKSESKSVSRAPATGIESSQPGLGDLAPGDRIYQPSPQPTPPGKEPTASGSAKSPENTNAKLDALERHRKNGEKQPLTTNQGTKISDDQNSLKAGNRGPTLLEDFILREKITHFDHERIPERIVHARGAAAHGYFQPYRSMKAVTKASFLSDPEKKTPVFVRFSTVQGSRGSADTVRDIRGWATKFYTDEGIYDLVGNNTPVFFIQDAHKFPDFVHAVKPEPHNEIPQGASAHDSFWDYVSLQPETLHNVFWAMSDRGIPRSYRTMEGFGIHTFRFVNAKGKATFVRFHWKPLAGKASLLWDEAQKLAGKDADFHRRDLWEAIEAGDYPEYELGVQLIPEEDEFKFDFDLLDPTKLIPEKLVPVELIGKMVLNRNPDNFFAETEQAAFHPGHIVPGIDFTNDPLLQGRLFSYTDTQISRLGGPNFHEIPINRPTCPFHNFQRDGMHRQDIDTNPANYEPNSINNNWPRETPPAASGGGFESYPERVDAEKIRQRSPSFAEYYAHPRLFWLSQTTAEQDHIIGAFSFELSKVARPYIRERVVDLLAHVDQTLAQKVAKNLGITLSADTLKIKPPKPVNGLKNDPSLSLYASGKGTIKGRQVAILLGEGVNAADVLETLQALQAAGVHPKLLASHLGSVTADDGSTLPVDATFAGSPSITVDAVIVPHGHIDALLMNGDARHYVLEAYKHLKVVGLSGDARRFKSLLGLTDDVPEEGVVEGEKAEGALLKAFLKDMLKHRIWSRSAAADAVPA; from the coding sequence ATGTCAAAATCACCCTCTAAAGTGACCAAGAAAAGCGAGTCAAAATCGGTAAGCCGCGCCCCCGCCACGGGCATTGAATCTTCACAGCCAGGCCTGGGGGATCTTGCGCCCGGCGATCGTATTTATCAGCCTTCGCCACAACCGACACCGCCAGGAAAAGAACCGACAGCGTCCGGCAGTGCGAAGAGTCCGGAAAATACCAATGCTAAACTCGATGCATTAGAACGCCACCGCAAAAATGGTGAAAAACAGCCGCTGACCACCAATCAGGGCACCAAAATCTCTGATGATCAGAACTCGCTGAAAGCCGGAAATCGTGGCCCGACACTGCTTGAAGATTTCATTCTCCGTGAAAAAATTACTCACTTCGACCATGAGCGCATTCCCGAACGTATCGTTCATGCGCGGGGCGCTGCGGCGCACGGTTATTTCCAGCCCTATCGCAGTATGAAGGCGGTGACCAAAGCCAGCTTCCTGTCTGATCCTGAAAAGAAAACGCCGGTATTTGTGCGTTTCTCTACCGTTCAGGGTTCCCGTGGTTCGGCAGATACCGTGCGTGATATCCGCGGCTGGGCGACCAAGTTTTATACCGATGAAGGCATTTACGACCTGGTCGGTAACAATACACCGGTGTTCTTTATTCAGGATGCCCATAAATTCCCTGATTTTGTGCATGCGGTAAAACCCGAACCGCATAACGAAATCCCGCAGGGAGCGAGTGCGCACGATTCCTTCTGGGATTACGTGTCCCTGCAACCGGAAACCCTGCATAACGTGTTCTGGGCGATGTCTGACCGGGGCATTCCGCGCAGTTACCGCACGATGGAAGGTTTTGGCATCCATACTTTCCGTTTCGTGAATGCAAAAGGCAAAGCCACTTTTGTGCGTTTCCACTGGAAACCGCTGGCCGGAAAAGCCTCTCTGTTATGGGATGAAGCGCAGAAACTGGCCGGGAAAGATGCCGATTTCCACCGCCGTGATTTGTGGGAAGCCATCGAAGCCGGAGATTATCCGGAATACGAACTGGGTGTGCAGTTGATCCCTGAAGAAGATGAATTCAAATTTGATTTCGACCTGCTCGACCCGACCAAACTCATCCCTGAAAAACTGGTGCCGGTAGAACTGATCGGCAAAATGGTGCTCAACCGTAACCCCGATAATTTCTTTGCTGAAACCGAGCAAGCCGCGTTCCACCCGGGGCACATTGTGCCGGGCATAGATTTCACCAATGATCCGCTGTTGCAGGGGCGACTGTTCTCTTACACCGACACGCAAATCAGTCGTCTGGGCGGGCCTAATTTCCATGAAATTCCGATTAACCGGCCGACGTGCCCTTTCCATAACTTCCAGCGTGACGGCATGCACCGTCAGGACATTGATACGAATCCGGCGAACTACGAGCCGAATTCCATCAACAATAACTGGCCGAGGGAAACACCTCCGGCAGCGTCCGGCGGTGGCTTTGAAAGTTATCCTGAACGGGTTGATGCAGAAAAAATCCGTCAGCGCAGTCCGTCATTTGCCGAATATTATGCCCATCCGCGCCTGTTCTGGCTGAGCCAGACAACAGCGGAGCAGGATCATATTATCGGCGCTTTCTCATTTGAATTATCGAAGGTGGCGCGGCCGTATATCCGCGAGCGGGTCGTGGATCTGTTAGCGCATGTTGATCAGACGCTGGCGCAGAAAGTGGCGAAAAATCTGGGTATTACCCTTTCCGCTGACACCCTGAAGATCAAACCGCCGAAGCCCGTGAATGGGCTGAAAAATGATCCGTCGCTGAGTTTGTATGCCAGCGGTAAAGGCACGATCAAAGGGCGGCAGGTGGCGATATTGCTGGGTGAAGGTGTGAATGCGGCGGATGTTCTGGAAACCTTACAGGCACTTCAGGCCGCTGGCGTTCACCCTAAGCTGCTGGCCAGTCACTTAGGGAGTGTGACTGCCGATGATGGTTCTACGTTGCCGGTTGATGCGACGTTTGCCGGATCGCCTTCCATCACCGTTGATGCAGTGATTGTTCCGCATGGGCATATCGACGCACTGCTGATGAATGGCGATGCACGGCATTATGTGCTCGAAGCCTACAAACACCTGAAAGTGGTGGGGCTAAGTGGCGATGCACGCCGCTTCAAATCGCTGCTGGGGCTGACGGACGATGTGCCGGAAGAGGGCGTTGTGGAAGGTGAAAAAGCAGAAGGAGCGTTGCTGAAGGCGTTTCTGAAAGACATGCTCAAACACCGGATCTGGTCGCGCAGTGCGGCGGCAGATGCCGTTCCTGCCTGA
- a CDS encoding PTS fructose-like transporter subunit IIB, giving the protein MTHIIAVTACPSGVAHTYMAAEAIERAAKAKGWECKVETQGSIGLENELTPEDVAAADIVILTKDIGIKQEERFKGKVTVRVAISDAVKRADAIMEKIAAHLAKAAVTD; this is encoded by the coding sequence ATGACTCACATTATTGCTGTCACCGCGTGCCCGTCCGGTGTTGCTCATACTTATATGGCGGCTGAAGCGATTGAACGTGCGGCAAAAGCTAAAGGCTGGGAATGCAAAGTTGAAACGCAGGGTTCAATCGGTCTGGAAAACGAACTGACGCCGGAAGATGTGGCGGCCGCCGACATCGTGATCCTGACCAAAGACATCGGTATCAAACAGGAAGAGCGTTTCAAAGGCAAAGTGACGGTGCGCGTGGCCATCAGCGATGCCGTAAAACGCGCAGATGCCATCATGGAAAAAATCGCAGCGCATCTCGCCAAAGCTGCTGTCACGGATTGA
- a CDS encoding PTS fructose transporter subunit EIIC: protein MKDLLNILKNTRQHLMTGVSHMIPFVVAGGILLAVSVMLYGKGAVPDAATDPNLKKLFDIGVAGLTLMVPFLAAYIGYSISDRSALAPSAIGAWVGASFGAGFFGAIIAGLLGGIIVFYLKKIRVPKILRSVMPIFVIPIIGTLLTAGVMMWGLGEPVGLLTTSLTHWLQGMQQGSIIVLAIIMGLMLAFDMGGPVNKVAYAFMLICVAQGVYTVVAIAAVAIATPPLGLGFATLIGRKYYSTEEREAGKAAMLMGCVGITEGAIPFAAADPLRVIPSIMFGSACAAVTAALVGAQCYAGWGGLIVLPVVQGKLGYIGALLVGMVVTALCVNTLKYLAAKKQSAKTRQESDLDLDFEIN from the coding sequence ATGAAAGACTTACTCAATATTCTAAAAAATACCCGCCAGCATCTGATGACTGGCGTGTCTCATATGATCCCCTTTGTGGTCGCGGGTGGCATTTTGCTGGCGGTCTCGGTGATGCTGTATGGCAAAGGTGCCGTACCGGACGCGGCAACCGATCCGAACCTGAAAAAGTTATTTGATATCGGCGTCGCCGGTTTAACCCTGATGGTGCCTTTTCTGGCGGCTTATATCGGTTATTCCATCTCTGACCGTTCCGCGCTCGCCCCTTCGGCAATCGGCGCCTGGGTCGGCGCCTCATTCGGCGCAGGATTTTTTGGCGCGATCATCGCCGGTTTGCTGGGCGGCATTATCGTTTTCTATCTTAAGAAGATCCGCGTACCGAAGATCCTGCGCTCGGTGATGCCGATCTTCGTGATCCCGATTATCGGCACCCTGCTGACTGCGGGGGTCATGATGTGGGGACTGGGCGAACCGGTTGGTTTGTTGACCACCTCCCTGACTCACTGGCTACAAGGCATGCAGCAGGGCAGCATTATTGTGCTCGCCATCATCATGGGACTGATGCTGGCCTTCGACATGGGCGGGCCTGTTAATAAAGTGGCCTACGCTTTCATGCTGATTTGCGTGGCACAGGGCGTGTATACCGTGGTGGCGATTGCCGCCGTGGCTATCGCGACACCGCCGCTGGGGCTGGGCTTTGCCACGCTGATTGGCCGTAAATACTATTCCACCGAAGAGCGCGAAGCGGGCAAAGCCGCCATGCTGATGGGCTGTGTCGGTATCACCGAAGGCGCCATACCTTTTGCCGCCGCTGATCCGTTGCGTGTCATTCCTTCCATCATGTTCGGTTCTGCTTGTGCGGCGGTGACTGCCGCCCTGGTTGGCGCGCAATGCTATGCCGGCTGGGGCGGGCTGATTGTACTGCCGGTCGTGCAGGGAAAACTGGGGTATATCGGCGCGCTGCTGGTCGGCATGGTTGTCACTGCACTGTGCGTCAACACGCTGAAATATCTGGCCGCCAAAAAGCAGTCGGCAAAAACGCGTCAGGAATCTGACCTTGATCTGGACTTCGAAATTAACTGA
- a CDS encoding dienelactone hydrolase family protein — protein sequence MKKEELLTLKQAPTSFAPAVTPVASTTIHTDTDGLHAGQTTIPSQGEDMPAYLARPEQFTGKLPIVLVVQEIFGVHEHIQDICRRLAKQGYMAIAPELYFRQGDPRDYTEISELFAKLVSKVPDQQVLADLDHTAHWASQHGGDISKLGITGFCWGGRITWLYAAHNPQLKAGVAWYGKLVGDKTLTSPSNPVDRAAALDAPVLGLYGAEDSSIPLDTIETMRQAIRAANATAEIVVYPEAGHAFNADYRPSYHAEAAADGWQRMLDFFAQYGVK from the coding sequence ATGAAAAAAGAAGAATTGCTTACCCTGAAACAGGCTCCGACCAGCTTTGCCCCTGCCGTCACTCCCGTCGCCAGCACCACTATCCATACCGATACTGACGGGCTGCACGCAGGCCAGACCACCATACCCTCGCAGGGCGAAGATATGCCCGCCTACCTCGCCCGTCCGGAACAGTTCACCGGTAAATTGCCGATCGTGCTGGTGGTGCAGGAAATTTTTGGTGTACACGAACACATTCAGGATATCTGCCGCCGTCTGGCGAAACAGGGTTATATGGCCATCGCGCCGGAGTTGTACTTCCGTCAGGGCGACCCGCGTGACTACACTGAAATCAGTGAGCTTTTTGCTAAACTGGTCAGTAAAGTGCCGGATCAGCAGGTGCTTGCAGATCTCGATCACACTGCACACTGGGCATCACAACATGGCGGGGACATTTCTAAATTAGGCATCACAGGTTTCTGCTGGGGCGGGCGCATTACCTGGCTGTACGCGGCGCACAATCCGCAGCTGAAAGCGGGCGTGGCGTGGTACGGCAAACTGGTCGGCGATAAAACGCTGACCAGCCCGTCAAATCCGGTTGACCGCGCCGCCGCGCTGGATGCACCGGTTCTGGGTTTATACGGCGCAGAAGATTCCAGCATTCCTCTGGATACCATTGAAACCATGCGTCAGGCCATTCGCGCAGCCAATGCTACGGCGGAAATCGTGGTATATCCGGAAGCGGGCCACGCGTTTAACGCCGATTATCGCCCGAGTTACCACGCTGAAGCCGCCGCCGACGGCTGGCAACGGATGCTGGATTTCTTTGCGCAGTATGGGGTTAAGTAA